The following coding sequences lie in one Arachis stenosperma cultivar V10309 chromosome 5, arast.V10309.gnm1.PFL2, whole genome shotgun sequence genomic window:
- the LOC130982177 gene encoding mitogen-activated protein kinase 9-like, whose product MDRNKKGAPEDKFFTEYGEASRYEIQEVVGKGSYGIVGAAIDTHTGEKVAIKKINDVFEHVSDATRILREIKLLRLLRHPDIVEIRHIMLPPSRREFKDVYVVFELMESDLHQVIKANDDLSPEHYQFFLYQLLRGLKYIHSANVFHRDLKPKNILANADCKLKICDFGLARVSFNEAPSAIFWTDYVATRWYRAPELCGSFFSKYTPAIDIWSIGCIFAEMLTGRPLFPGKNVVHQLDLMTDLLGTPPAESISRIRNEKARRYLSSMRKKQPVPFTKKFPNADVLALRLLERLLAFDPKDRPTAEEALADPYFNGLASVDREPSTQPISKLEFEFERRKLTKDDVRELIYREILEYHPQMLQEYLRGGEQTSGFMYPSGVDRFKRQFAHLEELQGKGERSTPLQRQNVSLPRERVAASSDETDKDGEQQSPSDTPGSRSLLKSASITSKSYVKANRDPEEPIMEANDEVAEMTEKIAVLHA is encoded by the exons ATGGATCGTAACAAAAAG GGTGCACCGGAGGATAAGTTTTTTACCGAGTACGGAGAGGCAAGCCGATATGAGATCCAAGAAGTTGTTGGAAAAGGAAGTTATGGTATTGTGGGTGCTGCCATTGACACTCATACTGGGGAAAAGGTTGCAATCAAGAAAATTAATGATGTTTTTGAGCATGTATCGGATGCCACACGAATCCTAAGAGAAATAAAGCTACTTCGGTTGCTTCGACATCCTGATATAGTAGAAATTAGGCATATAATGCTTCCTCCTTCTCGGAGAGAGTTCAAGGATGTATATGTTGTATTTGAGTTGATGGAGTCTGACCTTCATCAAGTCATTAAAGCAAATGATGACCTTTCGCCTGAACACTACCAGTTTTTCTTGTACCAACTTCTTCGGGGTCTAAAATACATACATTCAG CTAATGTCTTTCATCGCGACTTAAAGCCGAAAAATATTCTTGCTAATGCTGATTGTAAACTTAAGATATGCGATTTTGGGCTTGCTCGAGTATCATTCAATGAAGCCCCGTCAGCTATTTTCTGGACT GACTACGTTGCAACTCGATGGTATCGTGCACCTGAACTATGCGGTTCTTTTTTCTCAAAA TATACCCCCGCTATTGATATTTGGAGCATTGGATGCATATTTGCAGAAATGCTCACTGGGAGGCCATTGTTTCCTGGGAAAAATGTGGTGCATCAATTGGATCTCATGACCGATTTGCTTGGTACTCCTCCTGCTGAATCCATTTCCAGG ATTCGAAATGAGAAGGCTAGAAGGTATCTTAGTAGCATGCGGAAAAAACAACCAGTTCCCTTCACCAAAAAATTTCCAAATGCAGATGTGCTGGCTCTTCGTTTGCTGGAACGGCTACTTGCATTTGATCCTAAAGATCGTCCAACAGCTGAAGAG GCATTAGCTGATCCTTACTTCAATGGTTTGGCAAGTGTAGATCGCGAACCATCCACTCAGCCCATTTCAAAGCTTGAGTTTGAGTTTGAGAGAAGGAAATTGACCAAAGATGATGTCAGAGAGTTGATTTATCGAGAG ATTCTAGAGTATCATCCACAGATGCTCCAAGAATATCTTCGTGGTGGAGAGCAAACAAGTGGTTTCATGTATCCAAG TGGAGTTGATCGGTTTAAGCGACAATTTGCGCATCTTGAGGAACTTCAAGGCAAAGGTGAACGAAGCACCCCATTGCAGAGACAGAATGTCTCCTTACCTAG AGAGCGAGTTGCTGCTTCCAGCGATGAAACTGACAAGGATGGTGAACAACAGAGTCCTTCAGATACGCCAGGTTCACGGAGCTTATTGAAAAGTGCTAGCATTACTTCCAAGTCTTATGTCAAAGCAAATAGAGATCCAGAG GAGCCAATTATGGAAGCCAATGATGAGGTGGCTGAGATGACGGAGAAAATTGCTGTCCTCCATGCTTAG
- the LOC130981313 gene encoding uncharacterized protein LOC130981313, which yields MHNTSPPKTTEPTDPGANNPTTQNSNPTTTPNSNPSQAPTQAPQDAPAQAPPEAPSQANPEAPAQPPAPIEIDLSQPNYSDAQQSQHSQEDPPARPFKLQTRRRSSTPPSGSITVDPLQGESSVTSSRLANFLKFVPTPGFKPPRKKK from the exons ATGCATAATACCTCACCACCCAAGACCACAGAACCAACAGATCCTGGTGCTAATAACCCAACAACCCAAAACAGTAATCCTACTACCACACCCAACTCTAATCCTAGCCAAGCACCTACTCAAGCTCCTCAAGATGCACCTGCTCAGGCTCCTCCAGAAGCACCATCTCAAGCTAATCCAGAAGCCCCTGCTCAGCCACCTGCACCAATTGAGATCGACCTCTCCCAGCCAAACTACTCCGATGCACAACAGTCCCAACATAGTCAAGAG GATCCACCTGCGAGGCCATTTAAGTTGCAGACAAGAAGGAGGTCCTCCACACCACCTTCAGGATCGATTACTGTGGATCCACTACAAGGAGAAAGCTCAGTCACATCTTCAAGACTGGCCAACTTCCTAAAATTTGTCCCAACACCTGGCTTCAAGCCACCaaggaagaagaaatga